A stretch of DNA from Paenibacillus sp. FSL W8-0186:
TTGACGGGTTAGCACCCGGTTGGGACACTGCGGCCGAATTATCCAGCTGCGGTGGCGTATCCTCCTTACCGCAAGCCGTTATGGCGATTGCAGCCAGTATGCAAATCAACAAGATCGATAAGATCCTTCTGTCTTTCACTTTGCCCTCTCCCCCTAACCTCTTCCCCTCAAGGACGAGGCATTATTTCTATGTTTAAAACGTATTTTAGCCACACTTTGTTGCGTTTCAATATCAAGCCGACTGTATTTACCGCCCCCGGCGCCCTCCCCGTTCCGATCTGCCGCGCCGGCCGCCGCTGTCGCTGCGGGAGGCGTGTCCGCTTCTCGTATTAGATGGCTTAGCGCCCCTAGCCTGGGTGGACCGGGTGGATTGACGTTCACGGCTGCCCTTCCCGCTGCCTTGGCCGCGGCGCCCTTCGTCTGCTCTTCCGCCTGCCGGCTTCCTGCCTTCAGGCCGTCTTCCTTTTCCGGCGGAATCCTTGGATTCCCGTTTGCCTGCCGTATCCCGGCTCACAGAAGCTGCTGTTTCGCTCTTCTCCTGACGGCGCCGTTCCAGCTTCATCCCTATGCCCCGTTCAATATGGCGCAGTGCATCGATATCTCGCGGAGAAGCAAAGGTTATCGCCACCCCTTTCCCGCCAGCCCGGCCCGTACGGCCGATCCGGTGGATGTAGCTGTCCACATCCTGCGGAATATCATAATTAAACACATGGGTTACGCCTTCAACATCGATGCCTCTGGCCGCTACATCGGTAGCAACGAGCAGCTCCAGTTTCGCATCGCGGAATGCGCGCATCACCTGCTCCCGTTTGGATTGGGATAAATCCCCGTGCAGCTCGTCGGAGGCAAACCCGGCCTCCTGCAAAGCTTCGTTCAGCTTGCTCGCACGCCGCTTCGTCCGGCAGAAGATGACCGCCAGATAAGGGCGATGGGTGCGGATGAGCTCGATCAAAGCCCCCTGCTTGCCACGGTCCGTGCATTCCACGAGAATTTGGCGGATACTGTCCAGCGTGACACGGGAGGTCTCTGCGATGCGGATATCCCGCGGCCGGTCCATGTATGACCGGGCAAGCCGCTTGACATTGTCCGGCATCGTCGCGGAAAACAGCATGGTCTGGCGGTTTTTCGGAACCATATGAATAATCGCCTCTACTTCGGCCAGGAAGCCCATATGCAGCATCTGGTCCGCTTCATCGAGCACGAGCATGCGTACAGCACCCAGCGTCAGCGAACCGCGGCGCAAATGATCCAGCAATCGGCCCGGTGTACCGATGACCAGTTGGGTGCCATTGTGCAATTTGCGAAGCTGCCGCTCCACATCTTGTCCTCCATACGCAGCGAGAATCGATATCCCCTCGCGGGCAGCAGCCAGCTTGCGCGCCTCCGCCGTAATTTGAATGGCCAATTCCCGGGTTGGCGTGATGATCAGCGCCTGCGGGTCAGGGCGATCCGCCTTCAGCTTGTCCATGATCGGCAGCAGGAATGCCAGCGTCTTTCCTGTTCCCGTCTGGGCCTGGACAATCGCGTCCTCCCCTGCCTGCAGGACAGGAATAGCCTCCTCCTGTACTGGTGTCGGAGTGCTGATGCCATGATGTTGTAGCGTTCGAATAAGCTCAGGCGAAATGCCCCATTGATCGAAAGTCGTCAAATATATCCACCTCGTTGTTTAGTATCCTGCGTTGTTTCAGGTTTTCCCTGCTTTAAAAAAGGCCGAACCCGCATCCAATCAGCGTTCCGGCCTTTTGTAGAAGGTTGTTTTGGTTCCGTGATTCAACGCGGTATAAAGCCGCGCTTCAAATCCGCTTAGCCCGGCGACCTTGCCGCCCACTTCGCTGCCTGCAGCACGAGCTTGCGATACTCTGGATGCTGGAACACAGCCTGATCGCGTCCTGGAAGAAGATAGACTACACGGCCAAGCCCATAGCTATGCGCCCAAGCCGCCGGGTGCCATTCTCCATCCATCTCGAATTCCAGCAAAATCGTCGTTTCGCAAAACGGATCAAACTCAAACCGGTATGGCTCGTCCTCGATTTCAAAGGGCGAAATGTCAAGCATGATGTCATGATCCGGCGCTGTCACGCGCATCTGCAATTTCTGCAAGGAAGGATGCGATACGTTGCGGGCGCCAATGAGCTGGGCAATCTCGTATTTCTTTTGCAAAACAATGCCGTTATGAAGAACTAACAGTCCGCGCCCGCCGCTAATGCAGGACAGAAGACCTGAGGTCTGCTTGGAGGACAGCTTCTCCCTCCAACTGTCGTGATAGGAAATGCAGAGGTCGAACGACTGCAAATTGCTTTCCTCAAGCATATGGTTGTTCTCTGTACATTGTACTGAAAAGCTGTCATTCAAAATATGGGTTATTTCCCGATCAACCCCTTGCAGGGGATAAAATTTAGGATGAGTATAATCACCAATCAGCAGCGCTCTTTTCTTGTTCATGAATTGCTCCTCCTGTCCGTAAAGTCCCCATCCCCGGCAGGGCAGGGCTTATTTGCCAGCCAGCAGGGGATCGCTTTCGCCGGCGAAATAACGCGCTAGTTCAACAATCATGCTCCCCATTCGTTCTTCCTTCGGAGCGACTACGCGAGGAATTCCCGCTTCATACAGTCCCTGAGCGGTTACTTTACCTACGGCAACGGCGATTACCGGCCCGCGCAGCGCAGAGATCAGCTCGTCGAAGCGGCCTTGCTTCTCCGCATATTCCAGCAGAAACCTTACCTGCGGACTGCTTGTAAAGGATACGGCATCAACTTTCCCCTCCACAATATCCAGCAATAGGCGGTTTAAGTCCTCCTCCGGGGGCGCAATATGACGATAAGGCAATATTTCCGTGCAGACCGCCCCCTGCTGCTCAAGCCATTCCACCAGCTTTGGCGCACGGTCGCCGTATAACTGCAGCAATACCGTAGCACCCTTCAATTCATATGCGGCCAGCTCGCGGATCAGTCCATCCGTGCTGCCGTCATCGTCGCGGACATGAGGCGTCAACTGGCGCTTCTTCAAAACATTCACCGTCTTATACCCCCGCGCGGCGATGCGCGAATTAGAGAGATTGGCCAGCAACACCTCCAGCAGCCCCATCTCCTCGGCCATCTCGAACAGAGCATTAAGCCCAATTCCCGTGGTAAAAATAGACCAGTCCGGAGGTTGGCTCACCCACGTCCGTATCCCCTGCCGCAGCTTCTCGTCTTCCAAAAACACAGTCCCCTGTGCTGGCCGGTAGAGCGGAATTCCGCCCATATTCTCGATCAGCTTGCCCAGCTCCTCGGCACGGCGAGGCCCGGTCAGCGCAATTCGCTTGCCTTCTAATCTTCTAGCCACTTCTCTACCCCCGTATTCAGCTATCATTGCCAGCAGCTTCGTTTAACATAAGCTTAAACGACACAGGGGGTTAAGTAAATCGTTCTATTGCATCTTTCTCGTTAGAATGAATTCCGGCTGTTGCATTTATGCATCCAACTTTAGAATCAGGAACATCTAGAAAAAATCCCGCTTTAAACTCGAAAATGCCGCCCCGCCATCGTTTAACCGACGGCGAGACGGCATTCCATTGTCTTAGCAGGCCTAATTCCATTTAGGATTTTCGCAATCTGAACTTACCCGACATCTCTTCCAGCTGCCCCGCAATCGAGGACAACTGGGTCGTAGAAGACGCGATTTCCTGAATCGAAGCGAGCTGCTCCTCGGCGGCTGCGGAAATCGCCCCGACATTGTCCGCACCTTCTTCCGTAATGTTGCGGATTTCGGAGATAATCTGCGACACTTTCCCGGCCCCCTGCGTTAATTCCCGGGCCGAGCCGGACACCTCTTCGATTTTGGCTGCTGCTCCGCGTACGGCTCTGCGGATGCGCGAGAAGCTGCGGCCGGATATATCGACGGCAACAATGCCTTCCTCTACGCCCTTCTTCGCATTCTCCATCGATTCCAGCGCCCGCTGTACTTCCGTTTGAACACCGTCAATAAGCTCCTCAATCTGATGGGCGTAGCTCTCAGAGCCTTCGGCAAGCTTCCGGACTTCCGATGCGACAACGGCAAACCCGCGCCCTTCCTCCCCGGCTCTTGCTGCTTCAATCGATGCGTTCAAGGCAAGCAGATTGGTCTGCTGGGCGATTCCTGTAATGACACCGACAATCCCGCCGATATTCTCGGTATGCTCGTTCAAGGTTTGAATGACCCCGCCGAGCTCATCGACCGTTTGATGAATATACTCGATTTTTTCAACGACGCTGAGAACAGACGTATTTCCTTCTTCAGCCACGGCTGTAGTCTGCTCCATCGTCTCGCTGACCTCTTGAATATGGCCCGATATCGCCGCGGCTTGCCGTGAAATATCCTCGACACCTTCTACCCCGCGAATCATATTATGCGTTTGGCGTTCACTGCCAGAAGCCACTTCCTGTATAGCCTGAGTTACATGCTCGATCGCTCGGGTCGTCTGGTCTGCGCTTGCCGACAGCTGGTTCGCCGATAAGCTGACCTGATTGGACGCTTGCTGCATCTCCGTCAGCATAACATTCCATTGATCGACCGCTTCCTGCAGCCGCTTGGCCACTATGCCGATCTCATCATTACGCTCGGCTCCGCTGACCCGCTCCGACAAATCGCCTCCGCTAATTTTCTGAATAGATGCACTTAAGCGTTGAAGCGGGCCTGTTATGCTTCGAATCAATAACGCAGACACCAACAAAGCAAACACAACAGACACTACAGCCACGATCCATTTCATGGACTCATCCAGCAGCAGCAGTAACACCACAGGAACGGCGGCAATCAATAGACTAGCCATAAATAATGAAAACGTTACGCGCCTTTTCATTCAATTCAGTTCCTTTCCTTCATAGATTTGAACCTAACTTTTGACCCTAACCTGTTTTGCTTGTATATGTAATATTTATATTGTTATATTCGACATAAATCGCATATTTTCCTTTTTCGACAACGACGCATAAAACCGCTCGGCCGATAAGCGAGCGGTTTGCATAATTTTAATAGTATGAGCACTATTCGTTTGTAGTCGGCTCCTTTAATCCGCCAAACGGTATCCGACCCCTCGGACAGTCGCGATATAAGTCGGATTCGCGGCCCTGTCGCCGAGCTTCTTGCGCAGGCTCTTGATGTGCACGTCCACTACGTTGCTCCCGCCCATAAAGGAGGTCTCCCATACGTCAGCAAGCAGCTCTTCCCGGGACAGGACGCTCCCTTCATGATCCAGCAATTTAATCAGCAGCTCGTATTCCGTCTTGGTCAGCTCGATAGCTATGCCGGACCGGTACACCTGCATCTTCTTGCGGTCGATCCAAAGATCTTTATAAGTTGACGTTCCCCCGGCTGGTAAAGCACCGGAAGCTGGACGATGATTGCTTGTGCGGATAATCCGCTGAACATGGTACAGTATCTCATGCGGCGAGGAAGGCCAGACGAGGAGCTCGAGGTGCATTAAGCTCGGGTCCATTTGCGATAGCATCGCCTCGTTCACCAGCAGCAGGGAAGGGACATCTTCGAGATCCTGCAGCATTCGCTTGGTAAGCATCGAAACCTCTTCACTGCCCCGATAAGCCGTCAAGTCAAAGATAACAAGATCGGCAGCCAGAGCATTGCGGAGGCCCTGCTCCAAATGATGAAATACAAGGACATCGAAGCAGCCTACCGACAGATCCCTTACAAGCTCATAAATTTCGCTGGGAAATGGGCTGACGAGGATGACGCGCTGCGTCACCGGACATGCTTGAGGATAATCATTACCGAACAGCTGCTCATTGTATCCAAGCCCTTGCTCTGGGCGCCTAAACGGAGTAACCGATCCGCTCTGTACTCTTTTCTTTACTTCTTCTGCCTGCATTCTGGGCACACCCCCCCAAATACAACATGGGCATGATGCACGTCATATCCGGTCTCCTTGGCTACATCAGCGCTCCAGTCCTCCGGAACCTTCGACATGACTTCATCCACTCTGCCGCACACCTCGCACAGAATATGCTGGTGATCATCCAGCTTGGCGTCATAACGGCTTGCGGCCTCGCCCAGCTTCAATTCACGGATCAGCTCTTTGTCGGTTAAGTATCTGAGCGAATTATATACCGTGCCGTATGCAAAATTATAACCCTGTTCGACAAGACGGTTCATTACTTCCGCCGCAGTCGGGTGGTCATTCGCATTGCGGACGACATCGTAAACTGCTTTGCGCTGCGTCGTTAAATTTAGTGATTTCATATATAGAATCATTCCTTATGATTTGTTTTTAGAATTAGTATAAGTCTTATTATACAATTCGTCAAGCTGGTCTGTCCCTGCTCCGGCTCACCCCCCGGAAAAATTCAATTTCTGCATGGGAACAGCCGGTCCATTCACATAATAAGACTATAATTCTGACCAAAAGGATGGATACCGATGTTCGTGAAAAAATATGCGATTACCATTTTGTTTACCTTGTTATGCGCTGCATTTAGCATGTGGGTTGATATCCGAACCGGCTTTCCATGGAACACCATTTTTATAAACACGAGCCATTCCTTCTTCACGGGTGCAGAAAAATGGGCTGCTAGTGCTATGCTCCTGCTTCTCGTTGTACCCGACATGTTCCGTGCTATGTATGCGAAAAAGAAAAATCCGGCCGGCAAGTCAACTTCCACCACCGCCAACCCCTCCGCCGCTTCCGGGGCCGCTTCGGGGAACTTCGTATCCGGCTCCGGAACCGCCTTCAGTTCCGGTATGGGCAGTCCCAGCGGCACTAGTGCCGGCTCCGCCCATTATCCCGTCCCCGGCTCCTGTCCCGAATCCCCCGCCGGTTCCGGTTCCGGCTCCGGGTCTTGAACGGAAAATAAACTTGCGAATTACAGCTGCAATCAGAAGGATTAACGGGAGCACAATGAAAAATACCGGATCGACCAGATACAGCATTTTTCCCCCTTTCGTTAAATGCTCGCTATATGAACGGGTTTCAAAAGCCGTCAGCGCCAAAATGATGAGAGTAAGCGGGTAAATTAATTTCTGGTACGGGATATTGAAAATATTCGATATCCCTATGACCGCTGCAAAGAAGTAAATGCAAATTTTGAAGTAGATGCCAATAATAAACGCCATAACGACAAAGATATCTGGCCGCTGAATGAAGTCGGAGATCGAAGCCTTCCCGACCATAATCAACATGGGAAAATAAGATCGCTCGGCAAGATCAGCCCCCAGCACGGCTACTGTCGTCGCCACGGCTAAACTAAGTATAAGGCCGGTAAATAAAAGGGCTAAATAACCGGCTTTAACCCCCTTTTTGGGATGATTCAGGAACGGCAGCAGCATGTTGAACGCAATGACCTCTGCAAATGGGAACTGATAATTTGTTCTGGACACCGCTCGGAGCAGCGACCCTATGCCGCCGCCCAGCACAGGCAACAGCCGATTAATATCGACAATGTGCGCGAAAGCAATGAGAAGCAGGTTCAGCGCACCGATCATCATCATGACTGTCAATAGGATCAGAGCCGTTCGGGCGAGCACCTCCAGCCCTTTATGTATCGTATAAGCAACAGTAATCATCATGAGCATATTAACAATAAAAACGGGAGTTTCCCGCAGCGTCGTGGCAATGACCAGCAACCCGCCGTCCATTAAATCCCTCGAAGCCTTATACAAGAAAAATACCATATAGCTGATTCCAGCCAAGGTTCCCAGGTATTTACCAAGCAGCAGTTTATCATATTCCGTAGGCAGCATATTGGGGAACCACAGGTACAGCATCGAATAGCCGGCATACAGCAAAATTCCGATGACCATCCCGAGCAGAACGGCCAGCCACTCGTCCTTGCCGGCTTCCATTCCCAAATTGACGACAAGTCCCGTACCCAGCTCAAACAAGACTATTAACGAAAATATTTGCAAAGGAGTGATTTTGATTTTCTCCACTTCGCTATGCCTCCCTAGCGTTGATGAAATTTATAGGAGCGGTCACGCAGCTGCGTATTGCGTATGACGGAATCCACATTATATTCAACTTTAATCTGCGGAAACAGATCTTCCCATTGACCCTCAATCTTTTTCCAAACCGCAGGACTTTGACGCTCGATAACTCCTCCAAAACCAAAAATATCGCTCTTTGCCAATTGTGCTTTTTGGACAACGGCCTGCAAGTCACGAACAATCTCCTCATTCGCTTTTGCTTCAATCATGTGGAGCACCTCAGGCTGTTTCAAATCAATGGGGGTGTTTACGTCCCTTACAGACAACTGCAATTTGACTCCGACCTGGATCACCGGGTGAAGCGGATCGTCCAGTTTGGCTTTCAAGTCGGTTTTGGAGCGAATGACGTCCATGCCCATGCTGCCTATTTCCTGATCGGGCTGCAGGACCAGCGAAGTTTTTTTCATTTTATTCTTCATCCAGACCATGCCGCGGCTTTCGTTCGGGGATAACCAATCCACCAGCTTATCGCCTTTGAAAATAGCAGGGGCGCCGATCACGATTAGCGAGCTTCTAACGCTTTCCAAATTGCTCTTCTTGCCCAGTCCACTTACGTCGCCAAACACCTCCAATCCATTGATGACAGGTCCCCCTCCAGGAATCAGCAAGTCACGCATGATATCATCTATTGCCATAGGGTAATTTTCCCCTAGCTGGCTCGACGCAAACTCAACTTTTTCCGAAAGAGAATAGGCCATAATTTTGCCAATGGGCGTAAGCGAAGCAGTCACTTCTTCGGCGGTGAGATTTTCTTTGGCAATAACGACATCAGAGGACAACCGAATATCGGAGTCCCTGTCCAGGAAGTCCATAATTTCCGCGATGCCTTTCCGGGCAATACTCTCAGAGATGACAATGAGCCTGGTATGCGCTGTGGAAGTCAAGCGCGGCACTTGGCGGGAAGCGTTGCGGATCGCTTCGCTAATCGTGTGCCCCTTGCCATAGTAAACAGAAGTCGGAGTAGCTCCTCTGCCGGTTTTACCCGAGATTTCGTCGGCGATGATCACCTGGAAGGTTACCATAAGCAGCCCCTCCTCTCCCGGCGCATGATCGATGCCGATGCCGGAAACGACCGCCCTCCGGTTCAACTCAATAGCGTCCCAACAGCCGCTCGTCAGCACAATACAGCAGAAAGCCAAAGCGACGGCTATAGTCCTCTTTATCATGGATCGCTCCTCCTGCCAGAAACAAATTAGTCTAATGAGCGGCCTGCAAGTTCAGTTCATCACATAGCCCGGCAACCCCTTATATCCCGTGATCCGAAGCCCCTTGTTGGTCCTGTTGGCCCTGTTGACCTTGATGGCCTTGCTGCCACTGCTGGCCTTGCTGCCACTGCTGGCCCTGCTGGCCCTGCTGGCCCTGTTGGCCCTGCTGGCCCTGCTGCCACTGCTGGCCTTGTTGGCCCTGTTGGCCCTGCTGCCACTGCTGGCCCTGTTGGCCCTGTTGACCTTGATGGCCTTGCTGCCACTGCTGGCCTTGCTGCCACTGCTGGCCTTGCTGCCACTGCTGGCCCTGCTGGCCCTGCTGGCCTTGCTGCCACTGCTGGCCCTGCTGGCCTTGCTGCCACTGCTGGCCCTGTTGGCCCTGCTGCCACTGCTGGCCCTGCTGGCCCTGTTGGCCCTGCTGGCCCTGCTGCCACTGCTGGCCTTGTTGGCCCTGTTGGTGGTTGAGTCCTATCGAGTTTTTATTCCGGCCCTCCCGAATGAGATGCTGCTCCCTGATCCTGTCTGGCGGAGTCCTTAAGATCCAAGCCGGCATACGGATGAACGTATCCTTCTGATCCTTCGGAACAAATGGTGTAATAGGAGCTAGATACGGAACTCCAAAAGATCGGAGACTGTTCATGTGGATGATCAGCATCACAATTCCCAGAGTAATGCCGTACAATCCGAACATGCCAGCCAAGACCATGAATACAAACCGGATCAGCCGTCCAGCAACAGCGATATTGTATGCAGTCGGCGCAAAACTGGAAATTCCCGTCAAGGCAACGACGATGACCATTCCCGGAGTAATCAGTCCCGCTTCAACCACGGCTGTTCCCAAAATAAGCGCACCCACAATCGATATCGTCTGCCCGACAGCTCTTGGCATGCGCAGCCCCGCTTCACGGAGCAGTTCAAAGGTAACCTCCATCAGCATCGCTTCGACAAATGCCGGGAAGGGTACTCCTTCCCGCTGGGCAAGCAGACTGACCAGCAGCAGTGAAGGAAGCATCTCATAATGAAATGTCGTCAGCGCGATGTATATAGCTGGTCCAAGAAGCAGTATGATGAAGCTGAGATAGCGAATCGAACGCATTATAATGCTGATATCGAAACGCTGGGAATAATCCTCCGGCGATTGAAAGAAATGGCCGAATACGGTTGGCAAAATTAAGACGAACGGGGTGCCATCAACAAGGATGATTACCCGGCCCTCCAATAAATGTCCAGCCGCGGTGTCAGGCCTCTCTGTGTTAAATATGGTAGGGAACGGAGTAAAAGTCTTATCCTGAATAAATTCTTCGATATAACCGGATTCCAGTACTCCGTTAAGCTGAACGTTCTCCAGACGCTGCCTGACTTCCTGAACAAGCTTCGGATCAGCCAGGCTCTGAATATACATCATAGCCACATTCGTATGAGAGACAGCGCCTATTTTCATGGTCTCCAGCCACAAATCCGCGTTTTTGATTCTGCGCCGAAGGAGGGAGATATTGGTTGCGATCGATTCAACAAAGCTGTCTTTCGGACCCCGGACGACTAGCTCCGTAGTAGATTCCGTAATGGATCTCCATTCTCCGCCACGGGTTCCGGCTATAATGGCTCTAGTGCTTCCCTCCAAAAATATAGCTGTATCCCCGGACAAAATATCAAACACCACATGGCTCCACTCAGAAACTATTTTTGATTCACCCAGGGACAGGAACTTGGTCTGCAATTGGTCCAGCATGGCTTCCGAATCCTTCGCTTCCAATTCCCCCAGACCGGATATGGTTTCCATAACAAAGGAATTGATAATCATTTGATCGCTTAATCCATTTAAGTAAATAACAGCGATAGAGGTCGGCTTTTCTCCCCCCAAACTCATTTTACGGACAACGATATCGGGGCTATCCCCGGTTTCTTTCTGGATGCGCTGTACGGTTTGCTGCAACTCCCCAGGAATTTCCCTATTATGGGTTCCGCCCTGTGGAATACTGCTCTGAAGAATAGGACTGCCTTGCGAATCAGCGCCTTCCTGGGAGCCGGTACTGCTCTGGGAGCCAGAAGTTCCTTGCGAGCCTGCACCTCCCTGTGCGGAATCTACCCGAGAGGTAGTTCCATTCGATGAACCGTAATCCCCCTGTGAATTTGCACCGGTCTGTGAGCTATTGCCATTTTGCAAGTTATCGCTGCTCTGTAACTCGGCTTGATTCTGCTTCCTACTGCCATTGCTCCGAGATTCAGCATCACCATGCCGCACACTGCCGCTGCTTTCAGACCCAGCATCATTATGCGTGCTGCCGCTGCTTTGGATACCTGCATCATCCTGGTGTGTTCTATCGCGGCTTTGAGGCTCCGCTTGATGCTGCTGAGAATTAGCATCCTTTCGGGAATCGGTCTCGTTTTTGTCTTGGCTTGTATCCCCGTCCGGTCTGCGATGATGGTTGCCGTTCTTCCTCTGCTCTTGATTTCCTTGAATTTGGCGTCTGCTTCTACCGATAAATTGATTGCGTTTCATGATGGCAGCTCCTGTCGCTTAACTTATCCCCATTATTTGCTAACAAACCCATTTTCATGCGGATTCATTACAAGTATCGCAGATGCAATCGGCAAAAGAACGAGACTAGCTATGCTTTAATTTGCCAACAACGTGGTAATAATGAAAAACGACTGCGATTATAAGGAGGTTGCCGATGAATAACCAAACTTACGGTTCTGGAGAGCTCCCCCGATACCCCCAATCCATGTGGCGGGATACGACCAACCTGCCCTCTTTTCCCCGGCTCCAAGAGGATATCGAGACCGACGTCGCCATTATCGGCGCTGGCATTACGGGCATTACCACCGCCTATCTGCTATGTAAGGCAGGCTTTAAGGTAGCCGTTGTGGATGCGGCCGAAATTCTTGACGGAACGACCGGGTTCACAACGGCCAAAATCACGGCCCAGCACGGACTGATTTACGACAAGCTGCGGAAGCATTTTGGAGATAAAGAGGCCAGACTCTACTATGAAGCAAATGAGGAAGCCCTCTCTTTCATTCGATCCACAGTGGAGGAGCATCAAATCGACTGCCAATTGCAGCAGCAGGATGCCTATTTATACGCCGACTCCGAGGAGCAGGCAGAGCAGCTTCGCAAAGAATGGGAGGCTTATGAGCAGCTAGGGCTGCCGGGCGAATGGTGCGACACCTTGCCGATCCCCATCCAAGTCTATGGAGCCATACGGATGAAGAACCAGGCCCAATTCCACCCGCTGCATTACCTGCGTAACCTCGTTGAATACGTAGTTTCACATGGCGGAACCCTCTACGAAAATACGACCTTGGAGGATGCGGCTGACCATACCCGGGACGGGCGGCGGCAGCTCACTACCGAGGGAGGTCATAAAATCACTTGCCAATATGCGATCTCTGCCTCGCACTTCCCGTTCTATGACGGAGGCGGGTTCTACTTCACTAGACTACATGCGGAACGTTCTTATGTAGTTGCTATAGAGCCGGAAATTCCGCTGGAACAGGGCATGTACATTAATTGCGGCGACCCTAAGCGTTCCCTGAGATCAGCCCTGCTGAACGATGAGCAGGTTATTCTGGTCGGCGGAGAATCACACAAAACGGGTAAGGGCGAGTGCACTTTCAAGCACTATGAAGAACTGGAGAAATTCGGCGGCAAGCTGTTCGGAGCCAAACGCATCCCTTACCGATGGTCGACTCAAGATCTCGTCACAATAGACGAAATCCCTTACATCGGGGCTATTACTGCAAACGAGGACAAAGTTCTGGTAGCCACCGGATTTGCCAAATGGGGAATGACGAACGGAACCGCAGCCGCTCTGATGTTCCGCGATCTCATTATGGGCCACGGCAACAAGTATACGGATCTGTATACGCCTTCCCGCTTTAAGGTAAATCCGGGCATGAAGAACTTTACGGTACAGAACGCTGATGTCGCCAAGGAATGGGTATCTGGCAAGGTAGAATTGATCCGCCGTAAAGCGGAAGATTTGAAAAATGACGAAGGCGGGGTTGTGCGGCATCTCGGCAAGCGGGCCGGCGGCTATAAGGACAAGGAAGGCCGACTTTACATCGTTGATACGACATGCACACATCTCGGCTGCGAGGTGGAA
This window harbors:
- a CDS encoding spore germination protein, coding for MKRNQFIGRSRRQIQGNQEQRKNGNHHRRPDGDTSQDKNETDSRKDANSQQHQAEPQSRDRTHQDDAGIQSSGSTHNDAGSESSGSVRHGDAESRSNGSRKQNQAELQSSDNLQNGNSSQTGANSQGDYGSSNGTTSRVDSAQGGAGSQGTSGSQSSTGSQEGADSQGSPILQSSIPQGGTHNREIPGELQQTVQRIQKETGDSPDIVVRKMSLGGEKPTSIAVIYLNGLSDQMIINSFVMETISGLGELEAKDSEAMLDQLQTKFLSLGESKIVSEWSHVVFDILSGDTAIFLEGSTRAIIAGTRGGEWRSITESTTELVVRGPKDSFVESIATNISLLRRRIKNADLWLETMKIGAVSHTNVAMMYIQSLADPKLVQEVRQRLENVQLNGVLESGYIEEFIQDKTFTPFPTIFNTERPDTAAGHLLEGRVIILVDGTPFVLILPTVFGHFFQSPEDYSQRFDISIIMRSIRYLSFIILLLGPAIYIALTTFHYEMLPSLLLVSLLAQREGVPFPAFVEAMLMEVTFELLREAGLRMPRAVGQTISIVGALILGTAVVEAGLITPGMVIVVALTGISSFAPTAYNIAVAGRLIRFVFMVLAGMFGLYGITLGIVMLIIHMNSLRSFGVPYLAPITPFVPKDQKDTFIRMPAWILRTPPDRIREQHLIREGRNKNSIGLNHQQGQQGQQWQQGQQGQQGQQGQQWQQGQQGQQWQQGQQGQQWQQGQQGQQGQQWQQGQQWQQGQQWQQGHQGQQGQQGQQWQQGQQGQQGQQWQQGQQGQQGQQGQQGQQWQQGQQWQQGHQGQQGQQDQQGASDHGI
- a CDS encoding Ger(x)C family spore germination protein, with the translated sequence MIKRTIAVALAFCCIVLTSGCWDAIELNRRAVVSGIGIDHAPGEEGLLMVTFQVIIADEISGKTGRGATPTSVYYGKGHTISEAIRNASRQVPRLTSTAHTRLIVISESIARKGIAEIMDFLDRDSDIRLSSDVVIAKENLTAEEVTASLTPIGKIMAYSLSEKVEFASSQLGENYPMAIDDIMRDLLIPGGGPVINGLEVFGDVSGLGKKSNLESVRSSLIVIGAPAIFKGDKLVDWLSPNESRGMVWMKNKMKKTSLVLQPDQEIGSMGMDVIRSKTDLKAKLDDPLHPVIQVGVKLQLSVRDVNTPIDLKQPEVLHMIEAKANEEIVRDLQAVVQKAQLAKSDIFGFGGVIERQSPAVWKKIEGQWEDLFPQIKVEYNVDSVIRNTQLRDRSYKFHQR
- a CDS encoding FAD-dependent oxidoreductase, with the protein product MNNQTYGSGELPRYPQSMWRDTTNLPSFPRLQEDIETDVAIIGAGITGITTAYLLCKAGFKVAVVDAAEILDGTTGFTTAKITAQHGLIYDKLRKHFGDKEARLYYEANEEALSFIRSTVEEHQIDCQLQQQDAYLYADSEEQAEQLRKEWEAYEQLGLPGEWCDTLPIPIQVYGAIRMKNQAQFHPLHYLRNLVEYVVSHGGTLYENTTLEDAADHTRDGRRQLTTEGGHKITCQYAISASHFPFYDGGGFYFTRLHAERSYVVAIEPEIPLEQGMYINCGDPKRSLRSALLNDEQVILVGGESHKTGKGECTFKHYEELEKFGGKLFGAKRIPYRWSTQDLVTIDEIPYIGAITANEDKVLVATGFAKWGMTNGTAAALMFRDLIMGHGNKYTDLYTPSRFKVNPGMKNFTVQNADVAKEWVSGKVELIRRKAEDLKNDEGGVVRHLGKRAGGYKDKEGRLYIVDTTCTHLGCEVEWNEAERSWDCPCHGSRFNYEGKVLEGPATESLPLLSQEP